ACAATAACAAAAACTAAAGAAACAATCAAACCTATCACAACTAATTTGTTAATTTTTAATCCCCCCTTATGAACATTATAGGATCAGGCATCCATGAAGGCGCAATTTTTGGTAATTGTAATAAGTCTTGCCTTGAGTTCCAGAGAATTGAGATGATCATTGTTGTAATAATACCTTCCCCAATTCCTATAAATAAATGGTGCAATCCCATCGCAGCAACAGCTATTTGTATATTGTATGGAAATATTGTAGATAATCCCAGTTCAAGTCCAGCAAAAATTGCAGCCAGATCATCACCTATCAGTGCTCCTATGAAAACTCCAACTAACATTCCTTTCTTACTTCTTAATATTTTTGTAACCAAGAGCAATATTAAATATGGAATGAAAACGTCGATGATTCCCATATTCCAAACATTTGCACCAAAAGTTGTAATGCCGCCGTCACCGAAAAGCAATGCTTGAATTAAGAGAATAATGGTCATTGATATTAATCCAGTATAGGGTCCTAAGGTAATAGCTAAAATAGGTCCTCCAATCAAATGTGCAGTTGTGCCGCCGACTATAGGATAATTCATCAGCTGAGCAGCAAAAAACATAGCCGTTAAAGTAGCCATCAAAGGAACTTGCCTTTCATCTAAACCTTGTCTTAACTTTCGAAAAGCAAAAATCCAAAAAATAAGAGTACCAAAATACATCAAGGCACAAATACGCAAATCCAAAAATCCATCAGGAATATGCAAGTTTGTTCACCTCGTAATACTAATTATTAAATTAGTATTACCAGTATTTATATTTTTCTATGAATTATTTATATTTTTCTATGAATATTTAGAAAATAGGTGATGAAGATTAAAACTAGAAGGGGCGTTACAAGATTTAGTGTTTCTGTACCTCCTGAATTGCTTACAAAGTTTGATGAGATAATTAAACGAATGGACTATGATAGATCTAAAGCTATTCAACTCACAATGCGCAATTTTTTGACTGAATATAAATGGGAATATGAAGAGACAGGCATTATTGCAGGAACAATAACACTTATTTATGATCATGAAGTAAAAGGGTTGGAGGAAAATTTAACGGATGTGCAGCATCTTCAGCGTGACGTCATTATTTCGAATATGCATATTCATATTGATGACAGAAACTGTCTCTTAGTAATAGCAGTGAAGGGAGAAATAAAAGCCATCAAAAATTTAGCAAAGGAATTAATGCGCATGAGGGGTGTTAAACAGCTCAAATTAACCACTATCGCAATTGGAATATAGTGTTAAATTTTAACTTAGAAGGTCTTCTTTAAATAGAAGTAAATCATAAGTAAGGATGAGGGATCTTCGATCATGGATTTTTCACTTCTTCCTAAGCAAATAGAGGCCGTGTTTAGAGAAAATTCTTTGCTGGCAAAATCAATTCTTTCGCAAATATATCAAATCACCCCTCTTGCTATGCAAAAATTGAAGAGAGAAAGAATAAAAATTATGAATTTTTGTGGTTCTCATGAATGGACTACTACGCATTATGGTTTAAGATACATGATACCAAAAGAAATAGAACTGATCCCTGGACCTGGATGTCCAGTATGTGTAACACCCTCTAGTGATATAGAGAATATAATAAAATTAGCAATGGAAGGTTTTAGAATATATACGTTTGGTGATGTTTTTAAGCTACCAACAGTGAAACATTATAAGAAAGATGAGGTAGGAAGTCTTGCAGTGGCAAAGTCTATGAATGCTGATGTTCAAATAGTTTATAGTTTTATTGATGCTGTTGACGATGCGAAGCATAATAAGAAACCTTCCATATTTATGGGGATTGGTTTCGAAACAACAGCACCGAGTTATGCCATCCTTTTTGAAAGGAATAAAGTACCAGAGAACCTTCTCTTCTATTCATCATTAAGGCTTACAGCACCTGCAGCTGAATACGCCATCAA
This is a stretch of genomic DNA from Thermoprotei archaeon. It encodes these proteins:
- a CDS encoding energy-coupling factor ABC transporter permease, whose translation is MHIPDGFLDLRICALMYFGTLIFWIFAFRKLRQGLDERQVPLMATLTAMFFAAQLMNYPIVGGTTAHLIGGPILAITLGPYTGLISMTIILLIQALLFGDGGITTFGANVWNMGIIDVFIPYLILLLVTKILRSKKGMLVGVFIGALIGDDLAAIFAGLELGLSTIFPYNIQIAVAAMGLHHLFIGIGEGIITTMIISILWNSRQDLLQLPKIAPSWMPDPIMFIRGD
- the nikR gene encoding nickel-responsive transcriptional regulator NikR, whose amino-acid sequence is MKIKTRRGVTRFSVSVPPELLTKFDEIIKRMDYDRSKAIQLTMRNFLTEYKWEYEETGIIAGTITLIYDHEVKGLEENLTDVQHLQRDVIISNMHIHIDDRNCLLVIAVKGEIKAIKNLAKELMRMRGVKQLKLTTIAIGI